The Flavobacterium commune genome contains a region encoding:
- a CDS encoding tetratricopeptide repeat protein: protein MNVTDYTYLINKPHTITEKQTLALEKVLDEFPYFQSARALRLKGLYNENSFKYNSALKVTAAHTTDRAVLFDFISSESFNAIQKELFEKKTNELLSIHVIDSIEVIPTKKAAINENSIAFKNTTSINTTEELAEIKEPTPTPEEKLEIGKPLEFSKTETHSFQEWLQLSRIQPIIREAETNNSSKNTASDEDLKKKKESIINKFIENNPKISPIKAGTTANLNIDINKEDTSSLMTETLAKVYLEQKKYQKAIQAYEILILKYPEKSSFFADRISDIKILQQNNNN, encoded by the coding sequence ATGAACGTAACCGATTATACTTATTTAATTAACAAACCCCATACAATTACCGAAAAGCAAACCCTTGCTTTAGAGAAAGTACTGGATGAGTTTCCGTATTTTCAAAGTGCCCGAGCCTTGCGCTTGAAAGGACTCTACAATGAAAATAGTTTTAAGTACAATTCGGCATTAAAAGTTACGGCAGCACATACTACTGACAGAGCTGTTTTATTTGACTTTATCAGTTCAGAAAGCTTCAATGCGATTCAAAAAGAATTATTCGAAAAGAAAACAAACGAATTACTTTCAATCCATGTAATTGACAGTATCGAAGTAATTCCAACAAAAAAAGCAGCCATCAACGAAAACAGTATTGCATTCAAAAATACAACTTCAATCAATACCACAGAAGAATTAGCTGAAATTAAAGAACCAACTCCAACTCCTGAAGAAAAACTGGAAATTGGTAAACCTTTAGAATTTTCTAAAACCGAAACCCATTCTTTCCAGGAATGGCTTCAACTTTCAAGAATACAACCTATAATTAGAGAAGCGGAAACTAACAATAGTTCAAAAAACACAGCTTCGGATGAGGATTTAAAAAAGAAAAAAGAATCCATTATCAATAAATTCATTGAAAACAATCCGAAGATTTCACCCATAAAAGCAGGAACTACGGCTAACCTTAACATAGACATCAACAAAGAAGACACCAGTTCGTTGATGACAGAGACTTTAGCCAAGGTATATTTGGAACAAAAAAAATATCAAAAAGCAATTCAAGCTTATGAAATATTAATTTTGAAATATCCAGAAAAAAGTAGTTTCTTTGCAGACCGCATATCGGATATTAAGATTTTACAACAAAACAATAATAATTAA
- a CDS encoding LptE family protein → MKKIHSLFALISLFMLNGCGIYNFTGTGKIDAKTFQVNFFQNNADLVEPGIDRTFTLALQDILINQTNLNLVSTGGDLVYEGEITDYRISPMTATADQQAAQNRLKIRVNVRFTNKNKETDDFEKTFEFFYDFPATTQLQGSVLNTALKEIFERITQDIFNESLAKW, encoded by the coding sequence ATGAAAAAAATACATTCTCTTTTTGCATTAATTAGCCTTTTCATGTTGAATGGTTGTGGAATTTACAACTTTACAGGAACAGGAAAAATTGATGCTAAAACCTTTCAGGTTAATTTCTTTCAAAACAATGCCGATTTAGTTGAACCCGGAATTGACCGAACTTTCACTCTGGCCCTACAAGATATCCTAATTAATCAAACTAATTTAAACCTGGTCAGTACTGGTGGTGACTTAGTTTATGAAGGTGAAATTACCGATTACAGAATTAGCCCTATGACGGCTACTGCCGACCAACAAGCGGCTCAAAACCGATTAAAAATAAGAGTCAATGTACGATTTACAAATAAAAACAAAGAAACAGATGATTTTGAAAAAACATTTGAGTTCTTTTATGATTTCCCTGCAACCACACAGTTACAAGGCTCTGTTTTAAACACCGCATTAAAAGAAATTTTTGAAAGAATCACTCAGGATATTTTTAATGAATCATTAGCTAAATGGTAA
- a CDS encoding sigma-54 interaction domain-containing protein yields the protein MESVQNIKQRFEIIGNDPKLNRAIEKAIQVAPTDISVLVTGESGVGKENIPRIIHSLSHRKHGKYIAVNCGAIPEGTIDSELFGHEKGAFTGATSTREGYFEVANGGTIFLDEVGELPLTTQVRLLRILENGEFLKVGSSQVQKTDVRIVAATNVNLFNAIEKGKFREDLYYRLSTVDIALPPLRDREEDIHLLFRKFAADFAHKYKMPPLKLDENAVQLLQKYRWSGNIRQLRNVAEQISVLETNRDITATTLQSYLPPTEGSNLPSVIKSNKSESDFSTERDILYKVLFDMKSDLNDLKKLTLELMKSGAAKAQDINPNLIQKIYGSKEEDSEIEFEEQPVTAVMTPTHNENYRETEDNYLFAETIEEEEVLRLEQKEIEMIKKSLEKNKGKRKAAADELGISERTLYRKIKQFDL from the coding sequence ATGGAATCAGTTCAAAACATAAAACAACGATTTGAGATTATTGGGAATGACCCAAAGCTCAATCGCGCGATAGAAAAAGCCATTCAGGTAGCTCCTACTGACATTTCAGTGTTAGTTACCGGAGAAAGTGGTGTTGGTAAAGAAAATATTCCAAGAATCATCCATTCGCTATCACACCGAAAACACGGAAAATACATAGCCGTAAACTGTGGTGCCATTCCCGAAGGAACTATTGACAGTGAACTTTTTGGTCACGAAAAAGGTGCTTTTACAGGTGCAACCAGCACTCGTGAAGGTTATTTTGAAGTTGCCAATGGCGGAACCATTTTCCTTGATGAAGTAGGTGAATTACCACTTACTACCCAAGTTCGTTTGTTGAGAATTCTTGAAAACGGCGAATTCCTGAAAGTAGGTTCTTCTCAGGTTCAAAAAACCGACGTGAGAATTGTAGCAGCGACCAATGTGAATTTGTTTAATGCTATCGAAAAAGGAAAATTTCGTGAAGATTTATACTATCGATTAAGTACCGTAGATATTGCCTTGCCACCTTTGCGAGACCGTGAAGAAGACATTCATTTATTGTTTCGAAAATTTGCCGCCGATTTTGCTCATAAATACAAAATGCCTCCGTTAAAACTAGATGAAAATGCGGTGCAATTATTGCAAAAATACCGTTGGAGCGGAAATATTCGTCAGCTTAGAAACGTTGCTGAGCAAATTTCGGTTTTGGAAACCAATCGCGACATCACGGCAACAACTTTGCAATCTTATTTACCGCCAACAGAAGGCAGCAACCTTCCTTCGGTAATTAAAAGCAACAAAAGTGAAAGTGATTTCAGTACCGAAAGAGATATTCTATACAAAGTGCTTTTTGACATGAAAAGTGATTTGAATGATTTAAAAAAACTGACTCTCGAACTAATGAAAAGCGGTGCTGCAAAAGCACAGGATATTAATCCAAATTTGATTCAGAAAATATACGGTTCTAAGGAAGAAGACAGCGAAATCGAGTTTGAAGAGCAACCGGTAACCGCTGTAATGACACCAACGCATAACGAAAATTACAGAGAAACCGAAGACAATTATCTTTTTGCCGAAACCATCGAAGAAGAGGAAGTATTGCGCTTAGAGCAAAAAGAAATCGAAATGATTAAAAAATCATTGGAAAAAAACAAAGGAAAAAGAAAAGCAGCAGCAGATGAACTAGGAATTTCAGAACGAACGCTGTATCGAAAAATCAAGCAATTCGATTTATAA
- the miaB gene encoding tRNA (N6-isopentenyl adenosine(37)-C2)-methylthiotransferase MiaB — MEKIIEESKQGESLVLENKPENTKKLYIESYGCAMNFSDSEIVASILSGNGYNTTQILEEADLVLVNTCSIRDKAEQTIRKRLEKYNAVKRINSKMKVGVLGCMAERLKSQFLEEEKIVDLVVGPDAYKDLPNLLSEVEEGRDAINVILSKEETYGDISPVRLMSNGITALVSITRGCDNMCTFCVVPFTRGRERSREPQSIMAEIQDLWNKGFKEITLLGQNVDSYLWYGGGLKKDFENATEMQKATAVNFDQLLEMVAVTFPKMRIRFSTSNPQDMHESVLHIIAKYPNICKHIHLPVQSGSNRILKEMNRLHSREEYMTLIDKIRSIIPEAAISQDMIAGFPTETEEDHQDTLSLMEYVKYNFGYMYSYSERPGTLAGRKMEDDVTEETKARRLQEIVDLQQKHAWFRSEEFIGKTVEVLVEKVSKKSKEEFSGRNSQSITVVFPKENYKIGDFVNVKITSCTSGTLKGEAVGYSEMN, encoded by the coding sequence ATGGAAAAGATTATTGAAGAGAGCAAACAAGGCGAAAGTCTTGTACTGGAAAACAAACCAGAGAACACTAAAAAATTATATATTGAAAGCTATGGCTGTGCGATGAATTTTTCGGACAGCGAAATAGTTGCTTCTATATTATCCGGTAACGGATACAACACCACTCAAATTTTAGAAGAAGCCGATTTGGTTTTGGTAAATACTTGCTCTATTCGCGATAAAGCAGAGCAAACCATTCGCAAACGTTTAGAAAAATACAATGCGGTAAAACGCATCAATTCAAAAATGAAAGTGGGCGTTCTTGGCTGTATGGCAGAACGTTTGAAAAGTCAGTTTTTAGAAGAAGAAAAAATAGTCGACTTAGTTGTTGGCCCTGACGCTTACAAAGATTTACCAAATCTTTTAAGCGAAGTTGAAGAAGGTCGTGACGCCATCAATGTGATTTTATCAAAAGAAGAAACTTACGGCGATATTTCGCCAGTGCGATTGATGAGCAACGGAATTACAGCCCTAGTTTCAATCACCCGTGGTTGCGACAACATGTGTACTTTTTGCGTGGTTCCTTTTACCCGCGGTCGTGAACGCAGCCGTGAACCACAAAGTATCATGGCAGAAATTCAGGATTTATGGAATAAAGGCTTTAAAGAAATCACATTATTAGGTCAAAACGTGGATAGTTATTTATGGTACGGTGGCGGATTGAAAAAAGATTTTGAAAACGCAACCGAAATGCAAAAAGCAACTGCAGTAAATTTCGACCAACTATTAGAAATGGTTGCGGTTACTTTTCCTAAAATGCGTATTCGTTTTTCGACCTCAAATCCTCAGGATATGCACGAAAGCGTTTTACATATTATTGCAAAATACCCAAATATCTGTAAACACATTCACCTGCCTGTGCAATCAGGTAGTAATCGAATTTTAAAAGAAATGAATCGTTTGCATTCTCGCGAAGAATACATGACTTTGATTGATAAAATCAGAAGTATTATTCCCGAAGCAGCCATTTCACAAGATATGATTGCCGGATTCCCAACAGAGACCGAAGAAGATCATCAAGACACATTGAGTTTGATGGAATATGTAAAATATAATTTTGGTTATATGTATTCGTACTCCGAACGTCCGGGAACTTTGGCAGGAAGAAAAATGGAAGATGATGTTACCGAAGAAACCAAGGCCCGAAGATTACAGGAAATTGTCGATTTACAACAAAAACACGCTTGGTTCCGTTCAGAAGAATTCATTGGAAAAACAGTTGAAGTATTAGTTGAAAAAGTTTCAAAAAAATCTAAAGAAGAATTCTCGGGAAGAAACTCTCAAAGTATTACAGTGGTTTTCCCTAAAGAAAATTACAAAATAGGTGATTTTGTAAATGTAAAAATCACTTCTTGCACTAGCGGAACTTTGAAAGGAGAAGCGGTTGGATATTCTGAAATGAATTAG
- the topA gene encoding type I DNA topoisomerase translates to MAKNLVIVESPAKAKTIEKFLGSDFQVESSYGHIADLPSKEIGVDVENGFKPKYEVSPDKKALVTKLKSLSKNAETVWLASDEDREGEAISWHLAEELKLDKKKTKRIVFHEITKNAILKAIDNPREIDYNLVNAQQARRVLDRLVGYELSPVLWRKIKGGLSAGRVQSVSVRLIVEREREIQDFKAVATYSVVAEFTNEAGKTFKAKLPKNFNTKKEAEDFLNKNIGSTYKVSDLETKPTKKSPTAPFTTSTLQQEAARKLYLPVGITMQLAQRLYEAGLITYMRTDSVNLSKEAMDAAEAEIIKSYGKEFSKPRTFANKSKGAQEAHEAIRPTDMSRHTVNIDRDQARLYDLIWKRTLASQMSDAQLERTNVKIAANNHSELFAASGEVLLFEGFLKVYLEGNDDDEEEQEGMLPAMKVNEKLQNNYITATERYSRPAARYTEASLVKKLEELGIGRPSTYAPTISTIINRNYVEKGNLEGQERNYTQLILQSGKVGEKLLKENTGSDKGKLVPTDIGTIVTDFLVKNFGNILDYNFTAKVEQDFDEIAEGNIEWAKMMQEFYDQFHPTVKDVEANADRESGERILGIDPATGKPVSVRLGKFGPMAQIGDAEDEDKKFASLMKEQNIGNITLEEALNLFLLPKNLGIYKDEEVEVSNGRFGPYVRHGSVFISLPKGEDPLAVTKERAQELIDEKIKADAPIATYKGEGVQKGTGRFGPFIKWGGIFINVSKKYDFDNLSQSDIEALIEDKLQKNIDKVIHNWEEEGILVEKARWGRSVILKGKIKIELSKDVDASKMTLAEVQELIAQKTPTKKAPAKKVTTAKKPAAKKTTTKKK, encoded by the coding sequence ATGGCAAAGAATTTAGTAATAGTTGAGTCACCTGCAAAGGCAAAAACAATCGAGAAATTTTTAGGAAGTGATTTCCAAGTAGAGTCAAGTTACGGGCATATTGCCGACTTGCCTTCAAAGGAAATCGGGGTAGATGTAGAAAATGGATTTAAGCCTAAATATGAAGTTTCTCCCGATAAAAAAGCCCTGGTTACTAAATTGAAATCTTTGTCTAAAAATGCCGAAACGGTTTGGTTGGCAAGTGATGAGGACCGCGAGGGAGAGGCTATTTCATGGCACTTGGCGGAAGAACTAAAATTAGATAAAAAGAAAACCAAAAGAATTGTTTTTCACGAAATTACAAAGAATGCTATTCTTAAAGCTATCGATAATCCGCGTGAGATTGATTATAATTTAGTCAATGCACAGCAGGCTCGTCGTGTATTAGACCGATTGGTGGGATACGAATTGTCACCTGTTCTTTGGAGAAAAATTAAAGGCGGACTTTCTGCTGGTCGTGTACAATCAGTTTCGGTTCGTTTGATTGTAGAACGCGAGCGCGAAATTCAGGATTTTAAAGCTGTTGCAACTTATTCGGTTGTGGCTGAATTTACTAACGAAGCTGGGAAAACCTTCAAGGCGAAATTGCCTAAGAATTTCAATACTAAAAAAGAAGCCGAAGATTTTTTAAATAAAAATATCGGTTCTACTTATAAAGTTTCGGATTTAGAAACCAAACCAACTAAAAAATCACCAACAGCTCCATTTACTACTTCTACTTTGCAACAGGAAGCAGCGCGTAAATTGTATTTGCCTGTTGGAATTACCATGCAGTTAGCGCAACGTCTGTATGAGGCGGGATTGATTACATATATGAGAACCGATAGTGTGAACTTGTCTAAAGAAGCAATGGATGCCGCCGAAGCTGAGATTATCAAATCTTATGGAAAGGAGTTTTCTAAACCAAGAACATTTGCAAATAAAAGCAAGGGTGCGCAAGAAGCTCACGAGGCAATTAGACCTACGGATATGTCACGTCATACCGTAAATATCGATAGGGATCAAGCGCGTTTGTATGATTTGATTTGGAAACGAACTTTAGCTTCGCAAATGAGTGATGCGCAGTTAGAGCGTACCAATGTTAAAATTGCAGCTAATAATCACAGTGAGTTGTTCGCAGCTTCGGGAGAAGTATTGCTTTTTGAAGGTTTTCTAAAAGTATATTTGGAAGGAAATGATGATGACGAGGAAGAGCAAGAAGGCATGTTGCCTGCAATGAAGGTGAACGAAAAATTACAGAATAATTATATCACAGCTACTGAGCGTTATTCACGTCCGGCAGCAAGATATACCGAGGCTTCTTTGGTTAAAAAATTAGAAGAATTAGGAATTGGTCGTCCGTCAACTTATGCGCCAACTATTTCTACCATTATCAATAGAAATTATGTTGAAAAAGGAAATCTGGAAGGTCAGGAACGCAATTATACTCAACTTATTTTGCAATCAGGAAAAGTAGGAGAGAAGTTGTTGAAAGAGAACACCGGTTCGGATAAAGGGAAATTGGTTCCTACTGATATCGGAACTATTGTTACCGATTTCTTAGTTAAGAATTTCGGGAATATTCTGGATTATAATTTTACGGCTAAAGTTGAACAGGATTTTGACGAAATTGCCGAAGGAAATATTGAATGGGCTAAGATGATGCAGGAGTTTTATGATCAGTTTCATCCAACGGTTAAAGATGTTGAAGCCAATGCTGACAGGGAAAGTGGAGAACGAATTTTAGGAATAGATCCTGCAACAGGCAAGCCGGTTTCGGTTCGTTTAGGGAAATTTGGTCCAATGGCTCAAATTGGTGATGCTGAAGATGAAGATAAAAAGTTTGCAAGCTTAATGAAAGAGCAAAATATTGGAAACATCACTCTGGAGGAAGCTTTGAATTTGTTTTTGTTGCCAAAAAATCTTGGGATTTATAAGGATGAAGAAGTCGAGGTAAGTAATGGTCGTTTTGGTCCTTATGTACGTCATGGAAGTGTTTTTATTTCGTTGCCAAAAGGAGAAGATCCGTTGGCGGTAACTAAGGAAAGAGCGCAGGAATTAATTGATGAGAAAATTAAAGCCGATGCACCAATTGCAACTTACAAAGGGGAAGGTGTTCAAAAAGGAACAGGACGCTTCGGTCCGTTTATTAAATGGGGCGGAATTTTTATCAATGTGAGTAAAAAATATGATTTTGATAATTTGTCACAATCAGATATTGAAGCTTTGATTGAAGATAAATTACAAAAAAACATTGACAAAGTAATTCATAATTGGGAAGAAGAAGGAATTTTGGTTGAAAAGGCAAGATGGGGACGTTCGGTGATTTTGAAAGGAAAAATCAAAATTGAATTGAGTAAAGATGTGGATGCAAGCAAAATGACTTTGGCTGAAGTTCAGGAATTGATAGCTCAAAAAACGCCTACTAAAAAAGCTCCGGCTAAGAAAGTGACGACGGCTAAAAAACCGGCAGCAAAAAAGACTACAACTAAAAAGAAATAA
- a CDS encoding formimidoylglutamase — protein MGFDFLEPINDEVLGWLKSLSSQQLGSKVVFHTKDDFPDLDKVKIALIGVLENRGSEVIENSGDLSILRQELYSMFPGNWAATIADLGDILPGNSKEDTYFALRKVVADLIRKKVIPIIIGGSQDLTYSMYRAYDELEQMVNLVAIDSKFDFGKEDELMSSNSYLSQMIIDEPNNLFNFCNIGYQTYYNSQEEIDLIEKLFFDGYRLGEVSNNIAIAEPVFRDADIVSLDLNAVKSADSGNFTSFEPNGFNGKEICALARYAGISDKVSTFGVFNHHNSRQEAILITQIIWYFIEGFHYRSNEYPFGSRENYIKYSVPIDNETLVFYKSDKTDRWWIEIPFISNGNNKLKRNTLLPCSYEEYLGACNQELPERWWKAQRKNVL, from the coding sequence ATCGGATTTGATTTTCTCGAGCCAATAAATGATGAAGTCTTAGGGTGGTTAAAATCATTAAGCTCTCAGCAATTAGGGAGCAAGGTGGTTTTTCATACTAAAGATGATTTTCCGGATTTAGATAAGGTTAAGATTGCTTTGATAGGTGTTTTGGAAAATCGGGGAAGTGAAGTTATTGAAAATTCAGGGGATTTGTCGATTTTAAGACAGGAATTGTACAGTATGTTTCCGGGTAACTGGGCTGCTACCATTGCTGATTTAGGTGATATTTTACCTGGGAATTCAAAGGAAGATACTTATTTTGCTTTGCGCAAAGTAGTTGCCGACTTGATTAGAAAAAAAGTAATTCCCATAATTATTGGCGGTTCCCAGGATTTAACATACAGCATGTATCGTGCTTATGATGAATTGGAACAAATGGTGAATTTGGTTGCTATCGATAGTAAATTCGACTTTGGAAAAGAAGATGAGTTGATGTCGAGCAATTCGTATTTGTCTCAAATGATTATTGATGAACCGAATAATCTGTTTAATTTTTGCAATATTGGTTACCAAACCTATTATAATTCTCAGGAAGAAATAGATTTAATCGAGAAGTTGTTTTTTGATGGGTATCGTCTTGGAGAAGTTTCGAATAATATTGCGATTGCCGAGCCGGTATTCAGAGATGCTGATATTGTGAGCTTGGATTTGAATGCTGTAAAATCTGCTGATTCTGGGAATTTTACATCTTTTGAACCTAATGGTTTTAATGGAAAGGAAATTTGTGCTTTGGCAAGATACGCCGGAATTAGTGATAAGGTTTCCACATTTGGAGTTTTTAATCATCATAATTCCCGTCAGGAAGCCATTTTAATAACACAGATCATTTGGTATTTTATAGAAGGGTTTCATTATCGTTCCAATGAATATCCTTTTGGGAGCAGGGAAAATTATATCAAATACAGTGTTCCTATAGACAACGAAACTCTGGTTTTTTATAAAAGTGATAAAACCGATCGCTGGTGGATTGAAATACCTTTTATTTCTAATGGGAATAATAAATTAAAGCGCAATACGTTATTACCTTGTTCGTATGAAGAGTATTTAGGAGCCTGCAATCAGGAATTGCCAGAACGATGGTGGAAAGCGCAAAGGAAAAATGTGTTATAA
- the porK gene encoding T9SS ring complex lipoprotein PorK/GldK: MKKFIAFMAILSLLISCGKSSDKGELVGVKGAKWHPEKPYGMTLVPGGAYIMGKSDEDVAGVQDAQTKTVTVRSFYMDETEITNSEYRQFVEWVKDSTIRMKLAILADETGVKAGDSKGKGKNAGSIGDFAFNDADPEKMTAYDKYMYDNYYSVGTAEDPYAGRKLNRNIKLIKDPKQYPDEYYVEVMDSMYIPIEESYNGLRSIDVDKLKFRYSWMDIQAAAKAKVGKRKDFIRNEEVKVYPDTTVWIKDFTYSYNEPMHNDYFWHKAYGDYPVVGVKWTQAKAFCAWRTLNKNTYIKSKKSGRDLINSFRLPTEAEWEYAARGGLESATYPWGGPYTKNDRGCFLANFKPNRGDYAADQALYTVEAKSYEPNGYNLYNMAGNVSEWTDSSYDPNAYEYVSTMNPNVLDASNKRKVVRGGSWKDVAYFLQVSTRDYEYADSARSYIGFRTVQDYMGVQNTGNGTGSARNNR, translated from the coding sequence ATGAAGAAGTTCATTGCATTTATGGCAATTTTGTCACTTTTAATAAGCTGTGGTAAATCAAGTGATAAAGGAGAATTAGTCGGTGTTAAAGGTGCAAAATGGCATCCGGAAAAGCCTTACGGAATGACTTTAGTGCCAGGGGGAGCCTATATTATGGGTAAATCTGATGAGGACGTAGCGGGAGTTCAGGACGCTCAAACAAAAACTGTAACAGTACGTTCATTTTATATGGACGAAACTGAAATTACCAATAGTGAATACCGTCAGTTTGTGGAGTGGGTAAAAGACTCAACAATCAGAATGAAATTAGCTATTTTGGCTGATGAAACTGGAGTGAAGGCAGGTGATTCAAAAGGTAAAGGTAAAAATGCCGGGAGTATAGGTGATTTTGCTTTCAACGATGCCGATCCTGAGAAAATGACCGCTTATGATAAATACATGTATGATAATTATTATAGTGTTGGTACTGCCGAAGATCCTTATGCCGGCAGAAAATTGAATAGAAACATTAAGCTAATTAAAGATCCTAAACAATACCCTGATGAATATTATGTAGAAGTAATGGATTCAATGTATATTCCTATTGAAGAATCTTATAATGGTTTGCGTAGTATTGATGTAGATAAGTTGAAATTCCGTTATTCATGGATGGATATTCAGGCTGCTGCAAAGGCTAAAGTGGGTAAAAGAAAAGATTTTATCAGAAATGAAGAAGTAAAAGTATATCCGGATACAACAGTTTGGATTAAAGATTTTACTTATTCGTACAATGAGCCAATGCATAATGATTATTTTTGGCATAAAGCTTATGGTGATTATCCGGTGGTAGGTGTTAAATGGACACAGGCTAAAGCTTTTTGTGCATGGAGAACCTTAAACAAGAATACTTATATCAAATCTAAAAAGAGTGGTCGTGATTTAATCAATTCCTTCCGATTGCCTACAGAGGCTGAGTGGGAATATGCTGCCAGAGGAGGTTTAGAATCGGCTACTTATCCTTGGGGAGGACCTTATACTAAAAACGACAGAGGTTGTTTCTTAGCCAACTTCAAACCAAACAGAGGAGATTATGCAGCTGATCAGGCCTTATATACGGTAGAAGCAAAATCGTATGAGCCAAATGGTTATAATTTATACAACATGGCCGGAAACGTATCTGAATGGACCGACTCTTCTTATGATCCGAATGCTTACGAGTATGTATCTACAATGAACCCAAATGTTTTAGACGCATCAAATAAAAGAAAAGTAGTTCGTGGTGGATCATGGAAAGATGTTGCTTACTTCTTGCAGGTAAGTACCAGAGATTACGAATACGCCGACTCGGCAAGAAGTTATATTGGATTTAGAACTGTTCAGGATTATATGGGTGTGCAAAACACAGGTAATGGAACAGGAAGTGCAAGAAACAACAGATAA
- the porL gene encoding type IX secretion system motor protein PorL/GldL: MALLGKKAMNFAYGMGAAVVIVGALFKITHFEIGPLTGTLMLSIGLITEAFIFALSAFEPVENELDWTLVYPELANGTPNANRKPKAESPSEAQGLLSQKLDAMLKDAKIDGELMASLGNSIKNFESAAKGIAPAADGIAATKKYSDELSMAAAQMEALNSLYKVQLESASRNAEANKEIAENASKLKEQMQSMTANISSLNQVYGGMLTAMSNKG, encoded by the coding sequence ATGGCATTACTAGGAAAAAAAGCAATGAATTTTGCATACGGTATGGGAGCAGCAGTTGTAATTGTTGGAGCTCTTTTTAAAATTACGCACTTCGAAATTGGACCATTGACAGGTACTTTGATGCTTTCAATCGGATTAATAACAGAGGCATTTATCTTTGCTCTTTCTGCCTTTGAACCTGTAGAAAATGAGTTAGACTGGACATTAGTTTATCCTGAATTAGCTAATGGAACGCCTAATGCAAACCGAAAACCTAAAGCTGAATCTCCTTCTGAGGCACAAGGTTTATTGTCTCAAAAATTAGACGCTATGCTTAAAGATGCTAAAATTGATGGTGAGTTGATGGCTAGCTTAGGAAACAGTATTAAAAACTTTGAATCAGCTGCAAAAGGAATTGCTCCTGCTGCTGACGGAATTGCTGCTACAAAAAAATACAGCGACGAATTATCAATGGCTGCTGCTCAAATGGAAGCTTTGAATAGTTTGTACAAAGTACAATTAGAAAGTGCTTCCAGAAATGCTGAAGCTAACAAAGAAATTGCTGAAAACGCATCTAAGCTAAAAGAGCAAATGCAATCGATGACAGCAAACATTTCTTCATTGAATCAGGTTTATGGAGGTATGCTTACTGCTATGAGTAATAAAGGATAA